From a single Saccharomyces kudriavzevii IFO 1802 strain IFO1802 genome assembly, chromosome: 15 genomic region:
- the SKDI15G1220 gene encoding uncharacterized protein (similar to Saccharomyces cerevisiae YOL036W and YIR016W; ancestral locus Anc_7.121) — translation MDHQDSSPPRFRNSGSNRTTTYNGSTLPTMPKSATPTSSSTTVTTHLQNIKEEEVSDDELTQVDRSSPRVLGRISSSSSSSSNIYLRDNLDMLHDMGKSTTHLSLSTPNLHEEIGILSDKGNSKEELALLPPLPHTGELEITPQFDINEAIFDQDDISHSSRLEVEDVLANMTNSSEDVTKEAQDFAMKDRDQDMSTKDNSDLSDAILDNQTSFDLSKALEMTSHSNISNIIHNSGSEGRTSRTPVSTVTLKPYVSSLASGEREENTTPSSSTSDHAATIQYDPDKILNLAPVSPSSLYEQQQSSRSSRERSKSNSSTLASTLRDTIISGMPQSSKAVERKLSRKSNRSGKNTATFGERLQKLPPLHTQNSSQYVMAISVENGIGAQIRNISTPTSSTQTPVASQSESALRSEEKKMPFLRRASSALLRKTSVKNSTSLTRTHTPLSTPQTFESISKNSQHDPLLIRRSLDTENKLPRRQLSCSKSYSRLDSDSMVANNYRPSKKVLRTTSNDVEQVYRKTSLGSKIKRGFTRILSDSNSGREAIDQSPKIKAVAGPAASPLTSLSTVKSHPITASPKEDNRVSIDDVGTVDLRSTSFSQPSSCVISPSHEEIQSKIPKRSASRKALCRSSSKKNILSEQQTKGSEIYLDKEALKDFVPVLSITEDTHRINRSSLQTQSTIGLCIDNLRNKEGLKLDTKEYVEILTQQQRREDERYAILEMKFASCAWCSDKDLQYLKRKRISMNKIWSDYVRIYREKLNSL, via the coding sequence ATGGATCACCAGGACAGCTCGCCACCTAGATTCAGAAACTCCGGCTCTAACAGAACCACCACATATAACGGCAGCACCCTGCCTACGATGCCCAAGAGCGCTACACCAACATCAAGCTCAACAACAGTTACCACCCATTTGCAAAACATCAAGGAAGAGGAGGTTAGTGATGACGAACTTACTCAAGTAGATCGGTCATCACCTCGTGTCTTAGGAAGAATttcgtcttcgtcttcgtcttcatccAACATTTATTTGCGCGACAACCTGGATATGCTACACGATATGGGCAAATCAACCACTCATCTCTCCTTATCCACGCCCAATCTGCATGAGGAAATTGGCATTCTCAGCGATAAAGGTAATAGTAAAGAAGAATTGGCTTTGTTGCCACCTTTACCCCACACGGGTGAGTTGGAAATTACTCCACAATTTGATATTAATGAGGCTATTTTTGACCAGGATGACATTAGTCACTCATCAAGGCTAGAAGTGGAGGACGTGTTAGCGAATATGACGAATTCCAGTGAAGATGTCACCAAAGAAGCTCAGGATTTTGCTATGAAAGATCGTGATCAGGACATGTCGACAAAAGACAATTCCGATTTGAGCGATGCCATTCTTGACAACCAAACATCCTTCGATCTCTCTAAAGCTCTGGAGATGACTAGCCACTCAAACATTTCCAACATCATTCACAATTCTGGTTCTGAAGGGAGAACTTCAAGAACTCCAGTGAGCACTGTCACTTTGAAACCATATGTTTCGTCTCTTGCCAGTGGGGAACGTGAAGAAAACACGACTCCATCTTCCTCCACGTCCGATCACGCGGCCACCATACAGTATGATCCTGATAAAATCCTAAATCTCGCCCCGGTTTCGCCTTCCTCTCTTTACGAGCAACAACAGAGCAGTAGATCATCGAGAGAAAGAAGTAAATCGAATTCTAGCACGCTGGCATCTACGCTGAGAGACACGATCATTTCAGGAATGCCTCAAAGTAGCAAAGCtgtagaaagaaaattgtcGAGAAAGAGTAATCGGAGTGGGAAAAATACAGCGACCTTTGGAGAGcgtcttcaaaaattgccaCCTTTGCACACCCAAAATTCTAGCCAATATGTCATGGCGATATCTGTTGAAAATGGTATTGGTGCGCAAATCCGCAACATATCTACGCCAACTTCAAGTACTCAAACTCCAGTTGCATCTCAATCCGAATCTGCACTGAGGAgtgaagagaagaaaatgcctTTTTTGAGGAGGGCCTCTAGTGCCCTCTTAAGAAAGACGTCTGTCAAGAACAGCACTAGTCTAACCAGAACGCATACACCCTTATCGACACCTCAAACGTTTGAGTCGATctcaaaaaattctcaGCATGATCCTTTGCTAATTCGACGATCTTTGGATACTGAAAATAAACTCCCAAGAAGGCAGCTTTCATGTTCTAAGTCCTATTCGCGTCTGGATTCCGACTCTATGGTTGCAAACAATTATCGACCTTCCAAAAAGGTCTTACGGACCACTTCGAATGATGTCGAACAAGTCTATAGAAAGACATCCTTGGGGTCTAAGATCAAAAGAGGTTTCACTAGAATACTGAGCGACAGTAATAGCGGGAGGGAAGCTATCGATCAGTcgccaaaaataaaagctgTCGCGGGACCTGCGGCATCGCCTTTAACCTCTTTATCCACTGTGAAAAGTCATCCGATAACAGCAAGTCCTAAAGAAGATAACCGGGTCTCGATAGATGACGTGGGTACAGTTGACCTAAGGTCAACGTCCTTTTCACAGCCATCGAGTTGTGTCATTTCCCCATCACATGAAGAGATACAGAGTAAAATTCCGAAAAGGTCGGCAAGTAGAAAAGCACTGTGTAGAAGttcaagcaagaaaaacataCTGTCTGAACAGCAAACAAAGGGAAGTGAAATTTATTTGGATAAAGAAGCCTTAAAAGATTTTGTTCCAGTGCTTTCCATCACTGAAGACACCCATCGCATCAACCGTTCGTCTTTACAAACGCAATCCACTATCGGGTTATGCATCGATAATctaagaaataaagaaggCCTGAAACTCGATACCAAGGAATACGTGGAAATCCTGACTCAACAACAACGCAGGGAAGATGAAAGATACGCCATTTTGGAAATGAAATTTGCATCTTGTGCATGGTGCAGTGATAAGGACCTGCAGtacttgaaaagaaaaagaatctCGATGAACAAGATATGGTCTGACTATGTCCGCATTTACCGTGAAAAGTTGAACAGCCTGTAA